One region of Deltaproteobacteria bacterium genomic DNA includes:
- a CDS encoding DNA methylase, translating into MATAKLANQVNEYSGIETNFDVSFATRLALREKQIQQNYRPIIGIHKWFARRPGTIFRSLLISEFGDHGTLEQDFWKPHDFRGVIADPFMGGGTPIFEANRLGFHVVGADVNPMAFWIVRQALAKLDLDQFRKTAEIVLADIESEIGEFYVTKCMKCRSDADVKYFLWVKTAECPTCGTKNDLFPGYLLAENKRHPLNVLVCKYCGELNEYEKIPTREFPQKCASCNKKMHVEGNCRREKAECQNCNEVFLPLSKGQENPLQHRIWAIEYHCQQCKPNHVGRFFKSPDKWDLEKIGRASLKLKKTRGLPIPDDAIPAGDETDRLHRWGYKFYREMFNERQLLGLGLLLRRIIKVQSVECRQALLTVFSDILRYQNMLCRYDTYALKCQDIFSVHGFPIGLVQCENNLLGIPKIGSGAFRHFIEKYIRAKDYCEHPFETKQDGATKTIVPIIGEQINAEFVSTFPNGTSRQAKLLAVPAWEMPVPQESLDGVFTDPPYFDNVQYAELMDFCFTWLRIGLKKEFPEFDKKTTRTQDELTGNVTLGRGLHHFTEGLTKVFSHYAAALKPNAPFVFTYHHNDARAYLPLVVAILDASLDCTATLPAAAEMNASMHIAGTNSSVLDSVFVCRQVHRIAGVQKQINVTIEAVNDIERSLDRDIAEMQKANLRISLGDKRCLVAGHIARLSINLLYPVWDTSLLLDERMRLAERTLDRLSKHLETRKIGGQSTFLI; encoded by the coding sequence ATGGCAACAGCGAAGCTCGCCAATCAAGTTAATGAATATAGTGGTATTGAGACAAATTTTGATGTCTCTTTTGCTACTCGCCTGGCTCTCCGTGAGAAGCAAATTCAACAGAACTACAGACCGATTATTGGCATTCATAAATGGTTCGCGAGACGCCCTGGAACGATATTTCGATCGTTGTTAATTTCGGAGTTTGGCGACCATGGCACTCTTGAACAGGACTTTTGGAAACCGCATGATTTTCGCGGCGTGATCGCTGATCCTTTTATGGGTGGAGGAACCCCAATTTTTGAGGCTAATCGACTTGGATTTCACGTTGTTGGTGCTGATGTTAATCCGATGGCTTTTTGGATAGTGCGTCAAGCTCTTGCAAAACTGGACTTGGACCAATTCCGAAAAACGGCAGAAATTGTACTTGCAGATATCGAGAGCGAAATTGGCGAATTCTATGTAACCAAGTGTATGAAGTGCCGCTCAGATGCTGATGTAAAGTATTTCTTGTGGGTAAAAACAGCAGAGTGTCCAACTTGTGGAACAAAAAACGATCTCTTTCCTGGCTATCTACTGGCGGAAAATAAACGTCATCCCTTAAATGTTTTGGTGTGCAAATATTGCGGTGAACTGAATGAGTATGAGAAAATTCCAACCCGAGAATTTCCACAAAAATGCGCATCTTGTAATAAGAAGATGCATGTCGAGGGGAATTGTAGACGGGAAAAGGCTGAATGCCAAAACTGCAATGAAGTTTTTCTTCCTCTTAGCAAGGGGCAAGAGAATCCACTTCAGCATAGAATCTGGGCGATAGAATATCACTGCCAACAATGCAAGCCTAACCATGTTGGCCGTTTCTTTAAGAGTCCCGATAAGTGGGATCTTGAGAAGATCGGAAGAGCATCGCTAAAGTTAAAAAAAACCCGGGGACTGCCGATCCCTGACGATGCCATTCCCGCGGGTGATGAAACAGATCGCCTTCACCGCTGGGGCTACAAATTTTATCGTGAGATGTTCAATGAGCGCCAGCTCCTTGGTCTCGGGCTTTTGCTTAGGCGCATAATTAAGGTACAGTCTGTCGAATGCAGGCAAGCTCTTCTGACAGTTTTTTCCGACATTCTTCGATATCAAAATATGCTTTGTCGCTATGATACCTATGCGCTGAAGTGCCAGGATATCTTTAGCGTACATGGCTTTCCTATAGGATTAGTTCAATGCGAGAATAACTTACTTGGTATCCCGAAGATAGGATCGGGCGCTTTCCGACACTTTATTGAGAAGTATATTCGAGCAAAGGATTATTGTGAGCATCCGTTTGAAACTAAGCAAGATGGAGCCACGAAAACGATTGTTCCGATTATAGGGGAACAAATTAATGCTGAGTTTGTTAGCACTTTTCCAAATGGCACTTCGCGCCAAGCCAAGCTACTCGCTGTGCCCGCCTGGGAAATGCCTGTTCCTCAAGAGTCGCTGGACGGCGTATTCACTGATCCACCATATTTTGATAATGTTCAGTACGCTGAACTAATGGATTTCTGTTTTACGTGGCTTCGCATTGGACTCAAGAAAGAGTTTCCCGAATTCGATAAAAAAACAACGAGGACTCAGGACGAATTAACAGGAAATGTAACTCTCGGCCGAGGTCTTCATCATTTTACCGAAGGGCTCACAAAAGTTTTTAGTCACTATGCTGCAGCACTCAAACCAAATGCTCCCTTCGTATTTACCTATCACCACAATGACGCTAGGGCTTATTTGCCGCTGGTTGTAGCAATACTCGATGCTAGTCTTGACTGTACAGCCACCTTGCCTGCGGCAGCAGAGATGAACGCTTCCATGCATATTGCTGGAACAAATTCTTCGGTGTTAGATTCTGTGTTCGTTTGCCGCCAAGTTCATCGCATTGCCGGTGTTCAAAAGCAGATAAATGTTACTATCGAAGCCGTTAATGATATAGAGCGGTCTCTCGATCGTGATATTGCTGAAATGCAGAAGGCCAACCTTCGTATTTCGCTTGGAGATAAGCGCTGTCTCGTGGCAGGCCACATAGCGAGACTGTCAATTAATTTACTCTATCCCGTTTGGGATACAAGTCTGCTTCTCGATGAACGGATGCGATTAGCCGAGAGAACTCTAGATAGACTCTCAAAGCACCTTGAAACAAGAAAGATTGGTGGCCAAAGTACCTTCCTCATTTAA
- a CDS encoding PIN domain-containing protein, producing the protein MSYADCFAAALAKMKKAELITGDKEFKEVEGDIKIL; encoded by the coding sequence ATGTCTTACGCGGATTGTTTTGCCGCCGCGCTGGCAAAAATGAAGAAGGCGGAATTAATCACGGGGGACAAGGAATTCAAGGAAGTTGAGGGGGATATCAAGATTCTTTGA
- a CDS encoding 3-hydroxybutyryl-CoA dehydrogenase (converts (S)-3-hydroxybutanoyl-CoA to 3-acetoacetyl-CoA), translating into MQIKTIGIVGAGTMGHGIASVAAQSGFEVWLGDISEELARKGLGKIEASWGKLVEKGKMAADVVETAKRKIHICKSLADIKDCDLVIEAVTESVKIKQDLFAELNRGTKKDTVLATNTSSVSITLLAAASHRPAKFVGMHFFNPVPVMRLVEIIRGLQTSDETFKTAWDVAVALGKTPAGIKDSPGFAVNRLLLPLVNEAFYVLQEGIADAKTIDSVMQLGANHPMGPLTLGDFVGLDVTLAAMEVLHRDLGEDKYRPCPLLRKYVESGWLGRKSGRGVYDYTAQK; encoded by the coding sequence ATGCAAATCAAAACAATCGGAATTGTCGGGGCGGGGACCATGGGGCACGGGATTGCTTCGGTTGCGGCCCAGTCGGGCTTTGAGGTTTGGCTGGGAGATATCAGTGAAGAACTGGCCCGAAAAGGTTTGGGCAAAATCGAGGCCTCTTGGGGCAAACTGGTTGAAAAAGGGAAGATGGCCGCCGATGTCGTCGAAACAGCCAAAAGGAAAATCCATATCTGCAAATCGCTTGCTGATATAAAGGATTGCGATCTTGTCATCGAAGCGGTTACCGAAAGCGTCAAAATAAAACAGGACCTTTTTGCGGAACTGAACCGGGGGACAAAAAAGGACACAGTTCTGGCGACCAACACCTCCTCGGTGTCCATTACCCTCTTGGCCGCCGCCAGCCACCGCCCGGCAAAATTCGTCGGGATGCACTTTTTCAATCCGGTGCCGGTGATGAGGCTGGTGGAAATTATCCGCGGCCTGCAGACCTCCGACGAAACCTTCAAGACTGCATGGGATGTCGCCGTGGCGTTGGGCAAGACACCGGCCGGCATCAAGGATTCTCCGGGGTTTGCCGTCAATCGTCTTCTTCTGCCTCTTGTCAACGAAGCCTTCTATGTCCTTCAGGAAGGAATTGCCGATGCAAAGACCATCGATTCGGTGATGCAGTTGGGGGCCAACCATCCGATGGGGCCCTTAACGCTTGGCGATTTTGTCGGTCTCGACGTGACCCTTGCGGCGATGGAAGTGCTCCATCGCGATTTAGGGGAGGACAAATACCGCCCCTGTCCTCTGCTTCGCAAATATGTCGAATCGGGCTGGCTTGGCCGCAAGAGCGGCCGAGGCGTCTACGACTACACCGCGCAGAAGTAG
- a CDS encoding nucleotidyl transferase AbiEii/AbiGii toxin family protein yields MERLEKIVEELRLRTRPPTEQELLNTVREYLQVLILKFVFQSRFGAAVSFMGGTALRICHGTKRYSEDLDFSLDDKKVPWRFSTLMDLIHKELRLTGFDVDSTVSEDKIVQKGFFRFAGLGGALGLRGFEKDQKLHIKIEVDVRPPLLKKDERESFFVNSFQEIFPILKHTLPTLFAGKVLAILHRPYARGRDYYDLIWYLSRKTELNLAYLNRSGKGKKFKDRGTAMKAVAECTAKAKPAVILKDVGRFLEDPAEAQWLSRFDEVFRQLVGTGETRNVD; encoded by the coding sequence ATGGAAAGACTAGAAAAAATAGTTGAAGAACTCCGCTTGCGGACCCGTCCTCCCACCGAACAGGAGCTTTTGAATACGGTCCGGGAGTATCTGCAGGTCCTTATTCTTAAATTTGTCTTTCAGTCCCGCTTTGGGGCGGCTGTGTCCTTTATGGGGGGGACCGCCTTGAGGATCTGCCACGGGACCAAACGTTACTCGGAAGACCTCGACTTCAGCCTCGATGACAAAAAGGTCCCCTGGCGGTTTTCCACCCTGATGGATTTGATTCACAAAGAACTGCGCCTGACCGGTTTTGATGTCGATTCCACGGTGAGCGAAGACAAAATCGTTCAGAAGGGGTTTTTTCGTTTTGCCGGCCTGGGTGGGGCCCTGGGTTTGAGGGGATTCGAAAAAGACCAGAAACTTCACATCAAAATCGAGGTTGACGTCCGGCCCCCTTTATTAAAAAAAGACGAGCGGGAGAGTTTTTTTGTCAACAGCTTTCAGGAGATCTTTCCAATCTTAAAGCACACCCTTCCCACGCTCTTTGCCGGAAAGGTGCTGGCCATTCTCCACCGTCCTTACGCCCGGGGACGGGACTACTACGACCTCATCTGGTATTTGAGCCGGAAAACGGAGCTGAATCTCGCCTACTTAAACCGCAGCGGAAAGGGAAAAAAGTTCAAAGACAGGGGGACGGCGATGAAGGCCGTGGCCGAATGCACAGCCAAGGCCAAACCGGCGGTCATTTTGAAGGACGTCGGCCGGTTTCTGGAAGACCCCGCCGAGGCGCAATGGCTTTCGCGGTTTGACGAGGTGTTCCGCCAGCTCGTCGGCACCGGTGAAACCCGCAATGTCGATTAA
- a CDS encoding response regulator, with product MTGRPKKILIVDDDPQVHKMLATVLAPRHYTLDSAEDGPRAWEKIQSDRPDLIILDIMMPEMSGIELCEKIRADASLKDTLILMLSAKDTQNDRLKGLQYGADDYVTKPFHVATLVHKIEHMLK from the coding sequence ATGACCGGCCGGCCAAAGAAAATCCTCATCGTCGACGACGACCCGCAGGTGCACAAGATGCTCGCAACTGTCCTGGCCCCAAGGCATTACACCCTCGACTCGGCCGAGGATGGTCCCCGGGCGTGGGAGAAAATCCAAAGCGACCGGCCCGACCTGATTATCCTCGATATCATGATGCCCGAGATGAGCGGCATCGAGCTTTGCGAAAAGATCCGCGCCGACGCCTCGCTCAAAGACACCTTGATTCTCATGCTCTCGGCCAAAGACACACAGAACGACCGGCTGAAAGGCCTGCAATACGGGGCGGACGATTATGTGACGAAACCCTTCCATGTCGCAACACTTGTCCACAAAATCGAGCATATGTTGAAATAA
- the groL gene encoding chaperonin GroEL (60 kDa chaperone family; promotes refolding of misfolded polypeptides especially under stressful conditions; forms two stacked rings of heptamers to form a barrel-shaped 14mer; ends can be capped by GroES; misfolded proteins enter the barrel where they are refolded when GroES binds), translated as MAKIILFDEQARQKILTGVNVLANAVKVTLGPKGRNVVLEKSFGSPTVTKDGVTVAKEIDLEDKFENMGAQMVKEVASKTSDNAGDGTTTATVLAQAIYREGSKLVTAGANPMGIKRGIDKAVGAIVDELKKLTKPTKDRKEIAQVGTISANNDETIGNIIAEAMDKVGKEGVITVEEAKGMDTTLEVVEGMQFDRGYLSPYFVTDAERMECVLEEPLILINEKKISNMKELLPVLEQIAKLGKPLLIIAEEVEGEALATLVVNKLRGTLQVCAVKAPGFGDRRKAMLEDIGILTGGKMIAEELGIKLEGVELKDLGRAKRVTIDKENTTIVDGAGKKADLEGRVKQIRAQIEETTSDYDKEKLQERLAKLVGGVAVINVGAATETEMKEKKARVEDALHATRAAVEEGIVPGGGVAFIRSISALEKVKPGDADEKFGIDIVRRSLEEPIRQIAVNAGVEGAIVVEEVKKNQGAWGFNAQTEKYEDLLKAGVIDPTKVARTALQNAASVASLMITTEAIVAEKPEEKKASMPGMGGHGGMGGGMGDMM; from the coding sequence ATGGCAAAAATCATTCTTTTTGACGAACAGGCGCGCCAGAAAATTTTAACCGGCGTGAATGTTCTGGCCAATGCGGTCAAGGTGACCCTTGGCCCCAAGGGGCGCAATGTCGTCCTCGAAAAATCGTTCGGCTCCCCCACCGTCACCAAGGACGGCGTCACGGTGGCCAAGGAGATCGACCTGGAAGACAAGTTCGAAAACATGGGGGCACAGATGGTGAAGGAGGTGGCTTCAAAAACCTCCGACAACGCCGGCGACGGCACCACCACCGCCACGGTTCTGGCCCAGGCCATCTACCGGGAGGGCTCCAAGCTGGTCACCGCCGGGGCCAACCCGATGGGGATCAAGCGGGGCATCGACAAGGCGGTCGGCGCCATCGTCGATGAACTCAAAAAACTCACCAAGCCCACCAAAGACCGGAAAGAAATCGCCCAGGTCGGCACCATCTCGGCCAACAACGACGAGACCATCGGCAACATTATTGCCGAGGCGATGGACAAGGTCGGCAAGGAAGGGGTCATTACGGTGGAGGAGGCCAAGGGGATGGATACCACCCTTGAAGTGGTCGAAGGGATGCAGTTTGACCGCGGCTATCTTTCGCCCTACTTTGTGACCGATGCTGAACGGATGGAGTGCGTTCTGGAAGAGCCGCTCATCCTCATCAACGAAAAGAAAATCTCCAATATGAAAGAGTTGCTCCCCGTTCTGGAGCAGATCGCCAAGCTGGGCAAGCCGCTCCTTATTATCGCCGAAGAGGTGGAGGGGGAGGCTCTGGCCACGCTGGTGGTCAACAAACTGCGCGGCACCCTGCAGGTCTGCGCGGTGAAGGCCCCCGGATTCGGCGACCGCCGCAAGGCGATGCTCGAGGATATCGGCATCCTGACCGGCGGCAAGATGATCGCCGAAGAGCTGGGGATCAAGCTCGAAGGGGTTGAACTGAAGGATCTGGGGCGGGCCAAGAGGGTGACCATCGACAAAGAGAACACAACGATTGTGGATGGCGCCGGAAAGAAGGCCGACCTCGAGGGACGGGTGAAACAGATCCGCGCTCAAATTGAAGAGACCACATCAGACTACGATAAAGAGAAACTCCAGGAGCGCTTGGCCAAGCTGGTCGGCGGCGTTGCCGTCATTAATGTCGGGGCGGCCACCGAAACCGAGATGAAGGAAAAGAAGGCCCGCGTCGAGGACGCCCTCCATGCCACCCGTGCGGCGGTGGAAGAGGGGATCGTTCCGGGAGGGGGCGTGGCCTTTATTCGAAGCATCTCCGCGCTGGAAAAGGTGAAGCCGGGAGACGCGGACGAAAAATTCGGCATCGATATCGTCCGCCGGTCGCTGGAAGAGCCGATCCGGCAGATTGCGGTCAACGCCGGCGTGGAAGGGGCCATCGTTGTCGAAGAGGTTAAAAAGAACCAGGGGGCCTGGGGCTTCAATGCTCAAACGGAGAAGTATGAAGACCTCCTGAAGGCGGGAGTCATCGACCCGACCAAGGTCGCCCGCACGGCCCTTCAAAACGCGGCCTCCGTGGCCTCGCTCATGATCACCACCGAGGCGATTGTGGCCGAAAAGCCGGAGGAGAAGAAGGCGTCAATGCCGGGCATGGGGGGCCATGGCGGCATGGGCGGCGGGATGGGAGATATGATGTAG
- the groES gene encoding co-chaperone GroES, translating to MAGKKLKLRPLHDRLLVKRLSEEEKTKGGIIIPDTAKEKPQEGQVIAVGNGKILEDGKKVPLDVKVGDKILFSKYSGNEVKVEGEEYLILREDDVQAIVE from the coding sequence ATGGCAGGCAAAAAACTTAAACTTCGTCCTCTTCACGACCGGCTTCTGGTCAAGCGGCTCTCGGAAGAGGAAAAAACCAAAGGGGGGATCATCATCCCCGATACGGCGAAAGAAAAGCCGCAGGAAGGGCAAGTGATCGCCGTCGGAAACGGCAAAATCCTCGAAGACGGCAAAAAGGTCCCGCTCGATGTCAAGGTGGGGGACAAAATCCTCTTCTCCAAATACTCGGGCAACGAGGTCAAAGTTGAGGGGGAAGAATATCTCATCCTGCGCGAAGACGACGTGCAGGCGATAGTAGAATAG
- a CDS encoding nucleotidyltransferase substrate binding protein, with product MPSQDVRWKQRFSNFSKALEQFEQAVKTNTLDRLAQEGLIQRFEYTFELAWKCLQDILQERGYEAIRGPKPVLEQSFQDGLIDDGVLWMEMLRARNEASHLYDEKVFTTVYGKAKNEFAQALGNLKKTLERL from the coding sequence ATGCCGTCACAGGACGTGCGCTGGAAACAGCGGTTTTCAAATTTCAGCAAAGCCCTGGAGCAGTTTGAACAGGCGGTAAAGACGAACACTCTGGATCGTCTTGCCCAGGAGGGATTGATTCAGCGGTTTGAATATACCTTTGAGTTGGCCTGGAAATGCCTTCAGGACATCCTCCAGGAGCGCGGTTATGAGGCTATCCGGGGGCCCAAGCCGGTTTTGGAGCAGTCCTTTCAGGATGGATTGATCGACGACGGCGTGTTGTGGATGGAAATGTTGAGGGCGCGCAACGAGGCGTCCCATTTGTATGATGAAAAAGTCTTCACGACCGTCTACGGCAAAGCCAAAAACGAGTTTGCGCAGGCCCTTGGAAACCTCAAGAAAACACTCGAACGGCTATGA
- a CDS encoding nucleotidyltransferase domain-containing protein, which translates to MSKVPGIDATHLQKICAIFKNYPSVRGAILFGPRAKGTQRDGSDIDIALKGDRITHNDLTRIEMDYDRLYLPWKLDLVIYDAIDNQALREHVDRVGMEVFPSLKPRRS; encoded by the coding sequence ATGAGCAAAGTTCCAGGCATTGACGCAACCCACCTGCAGAAAATCTGCGCCATTTTCAAAAATTATCCAAGCGTGCGGGGGGCGATACTGTTCGGCCCGCGGGCCAAGGGGACGCAACGCGACGGTTCCGACATCGACATCGCGCTCAAGGGCGATCGAATAACGCACAACGATTTAACCCGCATCGAAATGGATTACGACAGGCTTTATCTTCCCTGGAAGCTCGATCTGGTTATCTACGATGCAATCGACAATCAGGCCCTGCGCGAGCATGTGGACCGTGTCGGAATGGAGGTTTTTCCCTCCCTCAAACCCCGCCGGTCGTAA